From Endozoicomonas sp. 8E, the proteins below share one genomic window:
- a CDS encoding ATP-binding protein, translated as MSLHTNLAGRLRNTNLPKTHGLLPVFEAVVNSIQALEETDGLAEGQITLEIIRNPQQQMHPGKGAEKEIIKGFTITDNGVGFNAANMESFETLDSDHKVGKGCRGIGRLMWLKAFDIAEVESVFCQEGKLYQRNFSFSSRRGVQTESPVAVHDQEVRTVLKLDGLDKEYYASCRKTPLSIAEALLEHCLWYYVRSPATPNIVVKDGTKNISLSNIYDRCMHSAATAQQVSLKGYVFELTHIKFRVGVNKNHSMFLCAANRVVKEESIGKKVPGLFGTLSDDAGEFTYACYVTSDYLDEHVRSERTAFNIAETIEDLISDQEISLSEIREVVVEKTREYLSDYLHENMKAGKERVNTFVAQKAPRYRSIMSHMDERELVVDPRISDKELESLLHRHYYEAEKSLMEEGHEIMNPALESNLEDYQSRLSDYLRKAQDFKQSDLANYVTHRRTIIDLLEKYIERLDDDKYAREDLIHQLIMPMRMDSTQTPFDACNLWLIDERLAFHDYLASDKPLSSMPVTGDISGKEPDLCALNVCNNPILVSDKKALPLASITVVEIKRPMRNDAREGEDKDPIEQALSYLDRIREGQAKTAGGRLIPNSRDIPGFCYVICDLTPSVVQRCRIFDLTPTHDHMGYFGYSKSYGAFIEVISYNRLVQSVKERNKAFFDKLGLPST; from the coding sequence ATGAGCCTTCATACAAACCTTGCCGGAAGATTACGTAATACCAATCTGCCGAAAACTCATGGTCTGCTGCCGGTTTTTGAAGCAGTGGTCAACTCGATTCAGGCTCTTGAAGAAACAGATGGGTTGGCCGAAGGTCAGATTACTCTTGAGATTATTCGTAACCCTCAGCAACAGATGCACCCCGGAAAGGGGGCTGAAAAAGAAATCATCAAAGGTTTTACCATCACCGACAATGGAGTTGGATTTAACGCAGCCAACATGGAGTCCTTTGAAACGCTGGACTCAGATCACAAGGTCGGTAAGGGTTGCCGCGGCATCGGGCGTTTGATGTGGTTGAAAGCCTTCGACATCGCCGAAGTGGAAAGCGTTTTCTGTCAAGAAGGAAAGCTTTACCAGCGAAACTTCTCTTTTTCATCCCGGCGGGGTGTTCAGACAGAGTCGCCGGTGGCGGTTCATGACCAGGAAGTACGCACGGTGCTGAAACTGGACGGGCTTGACAAAGAGTATTATGCGAGTTGTCGTAAAACCCCGTTGAGTATTGCCGAGGCTCTGCTGGAACATTGCCTGTGGTATTACGTCAGAAGCCCGGCAACGCCAAACATTGTTGTAAAGGATGGTACCAAAAACATTTCTCTCAGTAATATTTATGATCGCTGCATGCACTCTGCAGCAACGGCACAACAAGTCAGTCTGAAGGGCTATGTTTTTGAGCTGACTCACATTAAGTTTCGGGTTGGAGTGAACAAAAACCACTCCATGTTCCTTTGTGCGGCTAACCGTGTTGTTAAAGAAGAGTCCATTGGCAAAAAGGTACCCGGGCTCTTTGGCACTCTATCCGATGATGCGGGTGAGTTTACTTACGCCTGCTATGTCACCTCAGACTATCTTGATGAGCATGTCCGTTCCGAGAGAACGGCATTTAATATCGCTGAAACGATTGAAGATCTTATCAGTGACCAGGAGATTTCCCTCAGCGAAATCCGTGAAGTGGTCGTAGAGAAAACCAGAGAATACCTTTCCGATTACCTCCACGAGAACATGAAAGCAGGCAAGGAGCGGGTGAATACCTTCGTTGCTCAGAAAGCGCCAAGGTACCGTTCAATTATGAGCCATATGGATGAGCGTGAACTTGTGGTTGACCCCAGAATATCGGACAAGGAGCTTGAGTCCCTTCTCCACAGGCACTACTACGAGGCCGAAAAAAGCCTGATGGAAGAAGGGCATGAAATTATGAATCCAGCGCTAGAAAGCAATCTGGAAGATTACCAGAGCCGACTGAGTGACTACCTGAGAAAAGCACAGGACTTCAAACAGTCAGACCTGGCCAACTACGTGACTCACCGCCGGACAATCATCGATTTGCTGGAAAAGTATATTGAGCGGTTGGATGACGACAAGTACGCTCGTGAGGATTTAATTCATCAGTTGATTATGCCAATGCGTATGGATTCTACGCAGACGCCGTTTGATGCCTGTAATCTCTGGCTGATTGATGAACGACTCGCGTTTCATGACTATCTGGCCTCGGACAAGCCTTTGAGTTCCATGCCTGTTACCGGTGACATTTCTGGAAAAGAGCCAGACCTGTGTGCATTAAATGTCTGTAATAATCCTATTCTGGTGTCCGATAAAAAAGCCTTGCCGCTGGCATCCATTACTGTGGTCGAGATCAAACGGCCCATGCGAAACGATGCCAGAGAGGGAGAAGATAAAGATCCTATCGAGCAGGCTTTGAGCTATCTGGATCGTATTCGTGAAGGTCAGGCGAAAACGGCGGGTGGCAGGCTGATACCCAATTCACGGGATATACCAGGCTTTTGCTACGTCATCTGTGATTTAACGCCATCAGTTGTGCAGCGTTGCCGAATCTTCGACCTCACGCCAACCCATGACCACATGGGGTATTTTGGATACAGTAAAAGTTACGGTGCCTTTATCGAAGTTATTTCTTATAACCGGCTGGTACAGTCGGTGAAGGAAAGGAACAAAGCATTCTTCGACAAACTGGGCCTGCCATCCACTTAA
- a CDS encoding class I SAM-dependent methyltransferase, producing the protein MYEKFARDYEKAITDNIYNGHLERPSLFAMLPELAGKSVLDLGCGPGLYAEYLINQGATVTAIDASREMVEIVKEKLGDNVRTYTQDLSRGLPAEKEATYDVIICPLTVHYIEDVGLLFGDVKRLLKQGGEFIFSTHHPMVDFEVSPSGNYFQKELITEEWDTVGHPVEVSFYRRSLTEWFESLAAADLCVTHLSEGKPSERMKSVCAESYKKLSTTPNFIFFKCEVR; encoded by the coding sequence ATGTACGAAAAGTTCGCCAGGGACTATGAAAAAGCCATTACCGATAATATCTACAATGGCCATCTGGAGCGTCCATCCTTATTCGCTATGTTGCCTGAACTCGCTGGAAAAAGTGTTCTTGATCTGGGGTGTGGGCCGGGTCTCTACGCAGAGTACCTGATCAACCAGGGGGCAACTGTGACTGCGATTGATGCCTCACGGGAAATGGTTGAGATTGTCAAAGAGAAATTGGGTGACAACGTCAGAACTTATACACAGGATCTTTCCCGTGGGCTACCAGCAGAAAAAGAGGCCACCTATGATGTCATTATCTGTCCTCTGACGGTGCATTACATTGAAGACGTCGGTTTACTGTTCGGTGATGTTAAACGCCTGCTGAAACAGGGGGGCGAATTTATATTTTCTACCCATCACCCGATGGTGGATTTTGAAGTGTCACCTTCAGGCAATTATTTTCAAAAAGAACTGATCACGGAAGAGTGGGATACAGTAGGTCATCCTGTTGAAGTAAGCTTCTATCGTCGTTCACTGACGGAGTGGTTTGAGAGTCTGGCTGCAGCAGACCTGTGCGTCACTCACCTGTCAGAAGGAAAACCGTCAGAGCGCATGAAGTCTGTCTGCGCCGAGAGCTATAAGAAGTTATCCACAACGCCTAACTTTATCTTTTTTAAGTGTGAGGTCAGGTAG
- a CDS encoding glutathione S-transferase family protein, whose product MLKVISFKICPFVQRIIGMLEAKSIPYEIEYINLSEKPRWFLDISPNGQVPVMVTENGTALFESDAIAEYLEEAYPPLQPGLSAEQKALDRAWSYLGSKQYLVQCSAQRSQNAQTLIERTKKLASAFAKVEKVLAAHPFFNSDSLGMVDLAWLPVLHRAHIIQENRGYDFLAFYPKTKAWQKSLLATGLAEKSVSKDFVEKFTGFYLSEETLLGRCEQGGECNAFNPEECCVEADCCKTEVMACKDFASGCGC is encoded by the coding sequence ATGCTGAAAGTTATCAGCTTTAAAATCTGCCCATTTGTGCAACGCATTATTGGAATGCTGGAAGCCAAAAGTATTCCTTATGAAATCGAGTACATCAACCTGAGCGAAAAGCCCCGGTGGTTTCTGGATATTTCACCAAACGGCCAGGTGCCTGTCATGGTCACTGAGAATGGCACAGCTTTGTTTGAATCGGATGCCATCGCCGAATACCTGGAAGAAGCTTATCCCCCATTGCAGCCCGGCTTGAGCGCAGAGCAGAAAGCACTGGATCGTGCCTGGAGCTACCTGGGCAGTAAACAGTATCTGGTTCAGTGTTCTGCCCAGAGAAGTCAGAATGCTCAGACTCTGATCGAGCGCACTAAGAAGCTGGCCAGCGCCTTTGCCAAAGTGGAGAAGGTATTGGCTGCGCACCCATTCTTTAACAGTGATTCACTGGGCATGGTCGATTTGGCCTGGCTGCCCGTATTGCATCGTGCCCATATCATTCAGGAGAACAGGGGTTATGACTTCCTGGCTTTTTATCCTAAAACCAAAGCCTGGCAAAAAAGTCTGCTGGCCACCGGGCTGGCCGAAAAGAGTGTCTCCAAAGACTTTGTTGAAAAGTTCACAGGCTTTTATCTCTCTGAGGAAACCCTTCTGGGCCGCTGTGAACAGGGAGGAGAGTGCAACGCCTTTAATCCGGAAGAGTGCTGTGTAGAAGCTGACTGCTGCAAGACGGAAGTTATGGCTTGTAAGGATTTCGCCAGTGGCTGCGGATGTTAA
- a CDS encoding plasmid stabilization protein encodes MGDALVNAGRDIGLTDEEVDALESCWDKTPAEPVKLQLVPML; translated from the coding sequence ATGGGTGATGCCCTGGTCAATGCCGGGCGAGACATCGGCCTGACGGACGAGGAGGTTGATGCGCTGGAGTCTTGTTGGGATAAGACACCAGCGGAACCGGTGAAGTTACAACTCGTTCCAATGCTCTGA
- a CDS encoding F-box/WD repeat-containing protein, whose amino-acid sequence MNPTYSDSGIHKPLSPAPEQSQSEEAPTGVSAGRDVTLYHNNNSPFLHLPELTQLKIIRCLGFRDITRLAEVCRYFHDLVQENNALGRAWNRRFPSPYLYQLKTTIKTKDGQQLRDWFKPMANTGTVESLIERRKNIYFPVQLLFTNSKLMSQSKEFELVEKAVVRHDNTIYCATFSPDGQHLATASRDQSAKIYALQTNGSWQKKATITHNNPVGSVVFSPDGRYLVTAGWDGKAKIYGLEDDGSWEEKACIFHENMLNSAKFSADGRRVVTVSLRDSVKIIHREDNGSWQVEDTIHIERVYSAKLSSNGRHLVVFGSATGAAVEVYGQSAAGSWVVTSTINLRFYIRSGNLSADSCHLAIITYSYTAIIFELQADGSWKKMGSIEHDKLITSAKFSPDSLHLMTTSQDGTAKIYSQNAGSWEQKACIVHHGVVESACFSADCQHVLTIGADATAKIHSLQTDGSWQPKANIVHQDEILSAAFSPDACHLVTYSNDGMVRILGHEANGSWLQKAAIRNSIRFRAACFSADSRNVAAISLDLLRITELWKKD is encoded by the coding sequence ATGAACCCTACCTACAGCGATTCCGGCATACACAAACCACTCTCGCCAGCACCTGAGCAATCTCAATCGGAGGAGGCACCAACGGGTGTCAGTGCAGGTAGGGACGTTACTCTATATCACAACAATAACTCACCGTTTTTACATTTACCCGAATTAACACAATTAAAAATTATTCGCTGTTTGGGTTTTCGCGATATTACCCGTTTAGCAGAGGTATGCCGATATTTTCACGATCTTGTTCAAGAAAATAACGCTTTGGGAAGAGCATGGAATCGCCGGTTTCCTTCACCCTACCTGTATCAGCTAAAAACCACTATTAAGACAAAAGATGGGCAACAACTCCGTGATTGGTTTAAGCCAATGGCTAATACGGGCACTGTCGAGTCGCTCATTGAACGACGCAAGAATATTTATTTTCCTGTCCAGTTACTTTTCACCAACAGTAAACTGATGTCTCAAAGTAAAGAATTTGAGTTAGTGGAAAAAGCCGTAGTCAGACATGATAATACTATCTACTGTGCCACTTTCAGTCCCGATGGCCAGCATCTGGCAACCGCCAGTCGTGATCAATCAGCGAAAATCTACGCCCTGCAGACCAATGGATCATGGCAAAAAAAGGCCACCATTACCCATAATAATCCTGTTGGATCAGTCGTTTTTAGCCCCGATGGCCGCTATCTGGTCACAGCCGGTTGGGATGGCAAGGCAAAAATCTACGGTCTGGAAGACGATGGATCATGGGAAGAAAAAGCCTGCATTTTCCACGAGAATATGCTCAATTCAGCCAAATTCAGTGCCGATGGCCGCCGTGTGGTGACCGTCAGTTTAAGAGATTCGGTGAAAATCATCCACCGGGAAGACAATGGATCATGGCAGGTAGAGGACACTATTCATATCGAACGGGTCTATTCGGCCAAGCTCAGCTCCAATGGCCGTCACCTGGTAGTTTTCGGTTCTGCGACGGGTGCTGCTGTAGAAGTCTATGGCCAGTCAGCCGCCGGATCATGGGTAGTAACATCCACTATTAATCTCAGGTTTTATATCCGCTCGGGCAACTTGAGTGCCGATAGCTGCCATCTGGCCATCATAACTTACTCTTACACGGCGATAATCTTTGAGCTGCAGGCTGATGGATCATGGAAAAAAATGGGTTCGATTGAACATGATAAGTTGATCACATCTGCCAAATTCAGCCCCGACAGCCTCCATTTGATGACCACCAGTCAGGATGGTACGGCGAAAATCTATAGCCAGAATGCTGGATCATGGGAACAAAAAGCCTGCATTGTCCACCATGGGGTGGTCGAATCGGCATGCTTCAGTGCCGACTGCCAGCATGTCTTGACCATCGGTGCTGATGCCACAGCAAAAATCCATAGCCTGCAAACCGATGGCTCATGGCAACCAAAAGCAAACATTGTCCATCAGGATGAGATCCTCTCAGCTGCCTTCAGTCCCGACGCTTGTCATCTGGTGACGTACAGTAACGATGGTATGGTGAGAATTCTTGGCCACGAGGCCAATGGATCATGGCTGCAAAAAGCCGCCATTCGGAACAGTATACGATTCAGGGCAGCTTGCTTCAGCGCCGATAGTCGGAATGTGGCGGCCATCAGTCTCGACTTGCTGAGAATCACTGAACTATGGAAGAAGGATTGA
- the sigZ gene encoding RNA polymerase sigma factor SigZ, producing MQNHWQEHKARLQRYIAREVSEPSAVDDILQNVYLKAHTHIQTLKSEDRIGGWLYRIAQNAVMDYYRQQKPRDELPDSLAAGEEDEAERAHQELARCLVPFMDELPEKYRIPLQMSELEGMSQKQVAKALGLSLSGAKSRIQRGRVQLKESFIACCDIEVGRGGVTDYRPKKSGCRNC from the coding sequence ATGCAAAATCACTGGCAGGAGCATAAAGCCCGGCTGCAACGTTATATAGCCCGTGAAGTGAGCGAACCATCGGCTGTGGATGACATTTTGCAGAATGTCTATCTCAAAGCGCATACCCATATTCAGACACTCAAGTCTGAAGACAGAATAGGAGGCTGGCTCTACCGGATTGCACAAAATGCTGTCATGGATTACTACCGCCAGCAGAAGCCCCGGGACGAGTTGCCAGACAGTCTTGCTGCCGGGGAAGAAGATGAAGCAGAGAGGGCTCATCAGGAGCTGGCCCGCTGCCTGGTGCCTTTTATGGATGAGCTACCCGAGAAGTACCGGATTCCTCTGCAGATGTCAGAGCTGGAGGGCATGAGCCAAAAGCAGGTGGCAAAAGCCCTGGGTCTATCCCTGTCCGGTGCCAAGAGCCGTATTCAGCGTGGTCGGGTTCAGCTGAAAGAAAGTTTTATTGCCTGCTGTGATATTGAAGTGGGCCGGGGCGGTGTTACGGACTATCGGCCTAAAAAATCCGGTTGTAGAAATTGCTGA
- the ggt gene encoding gamma-glutamyltransferase, whose product MSGGMSRRCVITASLLAACIKVQAEVVNLSDDLAPEAATGFEQKSLVKASKHMVVAANPLAVQAGDEVLRRGGSAADAAIAVQLVLNLVEPQSSGIGGGAFSLYFDAKKNRLITLDGRETAPVEATPTLFLDSNGKPLQFYDAVVGGRSVGTPGTVKLLEEMHQRYGKRPWSELFQPAIKLAEEGFIVSPRLASLITMDQKRLSRYSGTREYFFDEKGQPLQAGAVLKNPEFARTLRLIARDGPKAFYEGKLAERIVKTVKEAEGNPGVLSKKDLRNYQVKERTPVCSAYRQYSVCGMGPPSSGATTVGQILGILQSYDLASLGADNPESWRLFAGASRLAFADRARYLADSDYVPVPVQGLLDSQYLANRARQLQSDQALKTVKAGKPVWQHASLQADDQSIELPSTSHISIVDAEGNALSMTTTIENGFGSRLMVGGFLLNNEMTDFSFSSHDNGTPIANRVEPGKRPRSSMAPTMVMDKKGQPYMVLGSPGGSRIISYVAKTLVAHIDWGMDIQEAIALPHKLNPFGVYELEQNTEAERLKSALEKLGYSVKVRDLNSGLHGIVITDKGLEGGADPRREGVAMGI is encoded by the coding sequence ATGTCTGGGGGGATGTCCAGGCGGTGCGTTATCACCGCCAGTCTGTTGGCTGCTTGCATAAAGGTGCAGGCAGAGGTCGTGAATCTGAGTGATGATCTGGCGCCTGAAGCAGCGACAGGATTTGAACAAAAGAGTCTGGTAAAAGCCAGCAAACACATGGTGGTAGCAGCCAACCCTTTGGCTGTGCAGGCAGGTGACGAAGTCCTCAGAAGAGGCGGTTCGGCGGCGGATGCTGCGATTGCTGTTCAGTTGGTACTGAATCTGGTTGAACCCCAGTCCTCCGGAATTGGCGGGGGAGCCTTCAGCCTTTACTTCGATGCCAAAAAGAACCGTCTGATCACTCTGGATGGCCGGGAAACAGCCCCTGTAGAGGCGACACCGACCTTGTTTCTGGACAGCAATGGCAAGCCGTTGCAATTCTACGATGCTGTAGTGGGGGGACGCTCAGTCGGCACACCCGGTACCGTCAAGCTGCTGGAAGAGATGCACCAGCGTTATGGTAAACGTCCATGGTCTGAGCTTTTCCAACCCGCCATTAAACTGGCTGAGGAAGGTTTTATCGTTTCTCCCAGGCTGGCCAGCCTGATTACCATGGATCAAAAAAGACTCAGCCGTTATTCGGGTACCCGTGAATACTTCTTTGATGAAAAAGGACAGCCGCTTCAGGCAGGCGCTGTTCTGAAAAATCCTGAGTTTGCCAGGACACTGAGGCTGATTGCCAGAGATGGCCCAAAAGCCTTCTATGAAGGGAAGTTGGCGGAAAGGATTGTCAAAACCGTCAAAGAGGCCGAGGGGAATCCCGGAGTGCTTTCAAAGAAGGACCTGAGAAACTATCAGGTAAAAGAGCGAACGCCGGTGTGTTCGGCCTATCGCCAATACTCTGTCTGTGGCATGGGGCCTCCCAGCTCAGGCGCAACCACGGTGGGACAGATCCTGGGCATTCTGCAATCTTATGATCTGGCCAGCCTGGGGGCGGATAATCCGGAGTCCTGGCGTCTGTTTGCCGGTGCATCAAGGCTGGCTTTTGCCGACAGGGCCCGTTATCTGGCCGACAGTGACTATGTTCCCGTACCTGTTCAGGGGCTTCTGGACAGCCAATATCTGGCAAACAGAGCCAGACAGCTGCAGTCTGATCAGGCTCTAAAGACCGTTAAAGCAGGCAAACCCGTCTGGCAGCATGCTTCGCTTCAGGCGGATGATCAGTCTATTGAACTGCCTTCTACCAGCCATATTTCCATTGTCGATGCCGAGGGTAATGCGCTATCCATGACGACGACTATTGAGAATGGTTTTGGCTCCCGTCTAATGGTGGGCGGTTTCCTGCTGAACAATGAGATGACGGACTTCTCTTTTTCCAGCCATGACAATGGTACGCCCATAGCCAACCGTGTTGAGCCTGGTAAAAGACCAAGGTCTTCTATGGCACCCACCATGGTTATGGATAAAAAGGGACAGCCTTATATGGTGCTTGGTTCACCCGGCGGAAGTCGTATCATCAGCTATGTTGCCAAAACCCTGGTCGCTCATATTGACTGGGGAATGGACATTCAGGAAGCCATTGCTCTGCCTCATAAGCTGAACCCTTTTGGTGTTTATGAGTTGGAGCAGAATACCGAAGCAGAGCGTCTGAAGTCGGCACTGGAAAAGCTCGGCTATTCCGTCAAGGTGCGGGATCTGAACAGTGGCCTGCACGGCATTGTGATCACGGACAAAGGCCTTGAAGGCGGCGCTGACCCCCGTCGTGAGGGAGTAGCGATGGGGATTTGA